One Pleuronectes platessa chromosome 9, fPlePla1.1, whole genome shotgun sequence genomic region harbors:
- the LOC128448438 gene encoding lysosome-associated membrane glycoprotein 3 isoform X1, whose translation MLRGLSARWGLFLLAALIPGVQLQSSDSSVSPAPGSEGNNFHPVLQPTEATPPLGKYMLKGLDGKTCIRATMGVEFIVIEKKTWYFSLDPTRVRTTGYCDKEAAVLSLTLPGNAASLQLTFKKENKVFYITKLTSHLSPLPVCPKCANKTFSGIMDHDKLFKSENGRSFNCKSESLLLMSSELRIKLVPLQFQAFTLLNGRYGKEVECWADFNKRVIPIIIGATVVGLLLIAALTFLLIKDRRRQGYDEL comes from the exons ATGCTGAGGGGTCTCTCAGCCCGATGGGGTCTTTTCCTCCTGGCTGCTCTGATTCCTG GCGTCCAGCTCCAGAGCAGCGACAGCTCTGTCTCGCCGGCCCCCGGCTCTGAGGGAAATAACTTCCATCCGGTCCTGCAGCCCACTGAGGCCACTCCTCCATtag GGAAATACATGCTGAAAGGTCTGGATGGGAAAACATGTATCAGAGCCACAATGGGAGTCGAGTTCATCGTCATCGAGAAGAAG ACCTGGTACTTCAGCCTGGACCCGACCAGGGTCCGGACGACCGGCTACTGTGATAAAGAAgctgctgttctctctctcacgctgCCAGGAAACGCTGCCAGTCTGCAGCTCACCTTCAAAAAG gaaaataaagttttctaCATCACCAAGCTGacgtctcacctgtctcctctgccTGTTTGCCCGAAATGTGCAA ataaGACGTTCTCTGGCATTATGGACCACGACAAGTTGTTCAAATCCGAGAACGGTCGCAGCTTCAACTGCAAATCTGAGAGTTTGCTGTTGATGTCGTCCGAGCTGAGGATCAAACTGGTCCCGCTGCAGTTTCAGGCCTTCACTCTGCTCAACGGACGCTATGGAAAAG AGGTGGAGTGCTGGGCTGACTTCAACAAGCGAGTGATTCCCATCATCATCGGGGCCACAGTGGTGGGCCTCCTCCTCATCGCTGCGCTGACCTTCCTCTTGATCAAAGACCGCCGCAGACAAGGCTACGACGAACTCTGA